The following are from one region of the Pseudodesulfovibrio piezophilus C1TLV30 genome:
- the folD gene encoding bifunctional methylenetetrahydrofolate dehydrogenase/methenyltetrahydrofolate cyclohydrolase FolD, translated as MILLDGKETSATIRAEIRQETDALKAQFGRKPGLAVVLVGEDPASQVYVRNKERACEDCGILSIPHRLETATQHELEGLIQELNRDVNVDGILVQLPLPKGLDSQKILDLIDPNKDVDGFHPVNVGKMSLGLPGFKPCTPAGVINLLKRYNLDPACKKAVVIGRSNIVGKPLAMMLSQAGPCANATVTLCHSRTADLKAECLEADFIFAAIGTPNFVTADMVKEGAVVVDVGINRTDEGLAGDCDFEALKDKVHAMTPVPGGVGPMTIAQLMVNTLEAFKLHVGA; from the coding sequence ATGATTCTTCTGGACGGAAAAGAGACATCAGCCACTATTCGAGCTGAAATCAGACAGGAAACCGATGCGCTGAAGGCTCAGTTCGGGCGTAAGCCGGGATTGGCTGTGGTGCTGGTGGGGGAAGACCCGGCCAGTCAGGTCTATGTGCGCAACAAGGAGCGTGCTTGTGAGGACTGTGGTATCCTGTCCATTCCACATCGTCTTGAGACAGCGACACAGCATGAACTTGAGGGGTTGATTCAGGAATTGAACCGTGATGTCAACGTGGATGGTATCCTGGTCCAATTGCCGTTACCCAAGGGGCTTGATTCTCAGAAAATTCTTGATCTGATCGATCCCAATAAGGATGTGGACGGTTTTCATCCGGTCAACGTCGGTAAAATGAGTCTCGGGCTGCCTGGATTCAAACCGTGTACCCCCGCAGGAGTCATCAACCTGCTTAAGCGTTACAACCTTGACCCTGCGTGCAAAAAGGCTGTTGTCATCGGGCGCTCGAACATTGTGGGCAAGCCCCTTGCCATGATGCTTTCTCAGGCCGGACCCTGCGCCAATGCAACGGTGACGCTCTGTCATTCGCGTACCGCTGACCTCAAGGCTGAATGCCTGGAGGCGGATTTTATTTTTGCGGCCATTGGCACACCAAATTTTGTCACTGCCGATATGGTCAAGGAAGGAGCGGTCGTGGTTGATGTCGGTATCAATCGAACAGATGAAGGGTTGGCCGGTGATTGCGATTTTGAAGCCCTGAAGGACAAGGTCCATGCCATGACCCCCGTTCCAGGGGGCGTCGGCCCCATGACCATCGCTCAGTTGATGGTCAACACACTTGAGGCATTCAAGCTGCATGTCGGTGCATAG
- the eno gene encoding phosphopyruvate hydratase: protein MSTISGVWAREILDSRGNPTVEVEVILESGIIGRAAVPSGASTGSREALELRDKEERYGGKGVMTAVENVRGEIAGAVIGMDCVRQVTLDNALIDLDGTENKERLGANAMLGVSMAAARAAARFLGLPLYQYLGGTNGKLLPVPLMNIINGGEHAPNNLDIQEFMILPVGAETFAEALRMGAETFHKLKAILAKDGHVTSVGDEGGFAPNLKSHAEAFQYITRAVEEAGYEPGKEICFAIDAAASEFYKDGKYVLAGENLTLSSDELIDFYEDLTNQFPLVSIEDGLAEGDWDGFAAMTDKMGDRIQLVGDDLFVTNPDILAEGIDRGVCNSILIKLNQIGTVTETLDTIELAKTAGYTNVVSHRSGETGDHFIADLAVAVNAGQIKTGSLCRSDRLEKYNQLLRIEEDLADDGVYYGPILGGSFFED, encoded by the coding sequence ATGAGTACTATTTCCGGCGTTTGGGCGCGTGAGATCCTTGATTCTCGCGGCAACCCCACAGTTGAAGTCGAAGTCATTCTGGAGTCCGGCATCATCGGTCGCGCCGCAGTCCCCTCCGGGGCATCCACCGGCTCCCGTGAAGCCCTTGAGCTTCGCGACAAAGAAGAGCGCTATGGTGGAAAGGGTGTCATGACCGCAGTGGAAAATGTGCGTGGCGAGATAGCCGGTGCAGTTATCGGCATGGATTGCGTTCGTCAGGTCACCCTGGATAATGCGCTTATCGATTTGGATGGAACCGAAAACAAGGAACGACTCGGTGCCAATGCGATGCTTGGTGTTTCCATGGCTGCTGCGCGTGCGGCCGCCCGTTTTCTGGGACTTCCTCTCTACCAGTATCTTGGCGGGACCAATGGCAAATTGCTGCCTGTACCACTTATGAACATCATTAACGGAGGCGAACATGCTCCGAATAACCTGGATATTCAGGAGTTCATGATTCTGCCTGTCGGTGCCGAGACATTTGCCGAGGCCCTGCGTATGGGCGCTGAGACTTTTCACAAGTTGAAAGCAATCCTTGCCAAGGACGGGCATGTCACTTCCGTGGGAGACGAGGGAGGCTTTGCCCCCAATCTGAAATCCCATGCCGAGGCATTCCAATACATAACCCGTGCTGTTGAAGAAGCGGGCTACGAACCGGGCAAAGAAATTTGTTTTGCCATTGATGCCGCTGCCAGTGAATTCTACAAGGACGGCAAATACGTTTTGGCCGGTGAAAATCTGACCTTGTCCTCCGATGAACTCATCGACTTCTACGAGGACCTGACCAACCAATTCCCGCTGGTATCCATTGAGGATGGGCTGGCTGAGGGGGATTGGGACGGCTTTGCAGCCATGACTGACAAGATGGGTGATCGTATCCAGCTTGTCGGTGACGATCTGTTTGTCACCAATCCCGATATTCTCGCAGAAGGTATTGATCGCGGCGTTTGCAATTCCATCTTGATCAAACTTAACCAGATCGGAACGGTAACCGAGACTCTTGATACCATTGAATTGGCCAAGACTGCCGGATATACCAATGTCGTTTCTCATCGCTCCGGTGAAACGGGCGATCATTTCATTGCTGATCTGGCCGTGGCCGTGAATGCCGGGCAGATCAAGACCGGGTCATTGTGCCGGTCGGATCGTCTTGAGAAATACAACCAGCTTCTGCGCATCGAGGAAGACCTGGCCGATGACGGCGTCTACTACGGCCCGATTCTGGGTGGGAGTTTCTTCGAGGATTAA
- a CDS encoding methyl-accepting chemotaxis protein → MKLSTKLSLGFATLLALLLILATVAYFSVETSSNGFATYRNLARNTNLSGRLQADMLMVRMKVKNFIIRGSQKDLEEYKTFFGSMISLMGAAQQEITTPARARLVAAAAEHVMNYGEAFKKVHGFRTQRDHLVHDVLNAKGPRMEQDLTEILISAKADNDTEAAFTCGLAMRNLLLARLYVIKFLDDNSQTSIDRVHKEMDELRRDLQELDTSLQNPERRRLLEEVRVLFSEYFTAFDRLTAVIFERNDIITNTLDRLGPTIANDIEKVKQSLMSDQDTLGPKLHQANQQTLIIVLLISLFALVVGIGTAAFIIRSITRPLRAGVELAKAVASGDLTVEIDTSRNDEIGALTRALDEMIGQLKTVVTDVRSGSSSVAGGSAELSGTAQSLAESATEQASAIEEISASIEEMSSNISQNTENAVSTEKIASSAAQEAGQSGKAVAEAVLAMKDIAGKIGIIEEIARQTNLLALNAAIEAARAGENGKGFAVVAAEVRKLAERSGQAAGEISGLSNATVTAAEQAGVMLEHLVPNILKTAELVQEISTASSEQNIGAKQINKAINQLDTVIQHNACAAEEMASTSEELSAQSHHLEKAISFFRSTAAPHTMLQPPRQGQENDSARY, encoded by the coding sequence ATGAAACTCTCAACCAAACTCAGCCTTGGTTTCGCAACGTTATTGGCCTTGTTGCTTATCCTCGCCACAGTTGCCTACTTTTCAGTGGAAACATCCAGCAATGGGTTTGCAACATACCGTAATCTGGCCCGCAATACCAATCTGAGCGGACGGCTCCAGGCAGATATGCTCATGGTCAGGATGAAAGTTAAAAACTTTATCATCCGAGGAAGCCAAAAGGATCTTGAAGAATACAAAACCTTCTTTGGCTCCATGATTTCTCTCATGGGCGCTGCCCAACAGGAGATCACCACCCCGGCCCGCGCACGACTCGTGGCAGCGGCGGCTGAACATGTCATGAATTATGGAGAAGCCTTCAAAAAGGTACACGGGTTTCGGACACAAAGAGATCATTTAGTTCACGACGTCCTCAACGCAAAAGGCCCGCGTATGGAACAGGATCTGACAGAAATTCTGATTTCGGCAAAAGCGGATAATGATACGGAAGCCGCATTCACCTGCGGATTGGCCATGCGCAATCTGCTTCTGGCCCGCCTCTATGTCATCAAATTCCTTGATGACAATTCCCAAACCTCCATAGACCGTGTTCACAAGGAAATGGATGAACTGCGTCGAGACCTTCAGGAACTGGACACATCACTCCAAAATCCTGAACGACGGCGTTTACTTGAAGAAGTTCGTGTCCTTTTCTCGGAATATTTTACTGCTTTCGATCGATTGACGGCAGTCATATTCGAACGAAATGACATTATCACGAATACACTTGATCGGCTCGGTCCCACTATTGCGAACGATATTGAAAAAGTGAAACAATCCCTCATGAGTGATCAGGACACACTTGGCCCCAAACTCCATCAGGCGAATCAACAGACTCTCATTATCGTTCTCCTGATCAGCCTTTTTGCGCTCGTGGTCGGCATTGGAACAGCAGCTTTCATCATCCGCAGCATTACACGCCCGTTGCGTGCCGGGGTTGAACTGGCAAAGGCTGTTGCCAGCGGTGACCTAACCGTTGAAATCGATACCAGCCGCAATGATGAAATAGGCGCACTGACACGGGCGCTGGATGAAATGATCGGACAACTGAAAACAGTGGTGACTGATGTTCGATCCGGTTCATCCAGTGTGGCTGGCGGGAGTGCCGAACTTTCAGGCACAGCGCAAAGCCTCGCGGAAAGCGCCACGGAACAGGCTTCCGCCATTGAGGAAATCTCAGCGTCCATCGAAGAAATGTCGAGTAATATCAGCCAAAATACAGAAAACGCAGTCTCGACTGAAAAGATAGCTTCTTCTGCCGCCCAGGAAGCCGGACAAAGTGGAAAGGCCGTTGCCGAAGCAGTCCTCGCCATGAAAGATATCGCAGGAAAAATCGGCATTATCGAGGAAATAGCGAGACAGACAAACCTGTTGGCGCTCAATGCAGCAATCGAGGCCGCCCGCGCCGGAGAAAATGGAAAAGGATTCGCAGTCGTCGCTGCCGAGGTTCGAAAACTTGCCGAACGAAGCGGACAGGCCGCCGGCGAAATCAGCGGTCTCTCCAACGCCACGGTCACCGCTGCCGAACAGGCCGGAGTCATGCTGGAACATCTTGTCCCGAATATCCTGAAAACTGCGGAATTGGTGCAGGAAATCAGTACGGCAAGCAGCGAACAGAATATCGGAGCGAAACAGATCAATAAAGCCATCAACCAACTGGACACCGTCATTCAACACAATGCATGTGCGGCTGAAGAAATGGCGAGCACCAGCGAAGAACTTTCAGCCCAAAGCCATCATCTTGAAAAGGCCATCTCCTTCTTCCGATCAACAGCCGCCCCACATACTATGCTTCAGCCCCCCAGACAGGGGCAAGAGAACGATTCTGCTCGGTATTGA
- a CDS encoding methyl-accepting chemotaxis protein, which translates to MKLASKLYLGFGSVLCLLLILAGVSLWALENSSNGFLRYRGLARDSNLSGRLQANMLMVRMNVKDFILSGSEEDKQEYNDYFMKMKEFMEAAHKGIDNPGRAGLIDDADSLVAQYGKYFEEIIQYRAERDHLVNNVLNDLGPKMEKGLTKILTTAKLDNDMESAYRSGLAMRNLLLARLYVMKFLDDNSRPCIERVRKEIKEFSQEMFTLQGNLRNPERRKILADVMEMQTTYNEAFEMVTKIIGRRNKVINENLDSLGPAIAQNVEKVKLSIIEDQNALGPELQSTNDRTTMFLIIIGLLATIVGLGTAFLIIRTTQHQLGQDPAEIAGIAKSIAQGNLDLDLDAQAVGVYGDMRDMAAKLTEVVTSVRVSSSNVASGSNELSSSAQMLSQGATEQAAAVEEVSASVEQMAGNIRQNTENAITTEEIAKTSARDAGESGTAVTEAVSAMKNIAEKISIIEEIARQTNLLALNAAIEAARAGEHGKGFAVVAAEVRKLAERSGQAAGEISQLSTTSVDIAERAGKMLDTLVPNIRRTAELVQQIATASNEQNTGAEEINRAMSQLDTVIQQNASAAEEMASTSEELSGQSQHLEQTIAFFQVRHANRGSRGVSVVPPNSVALPSPPTKTHTAKTVAPSGSGLELDMDDGEFERF; encoded by the coding sequence ATGAAATTAGCCAGTAAATTGTATTTGGGATTTGGTTCCGTGCTCTGCCTACTCCTGATTCTTGCAGGAGTCTCCCTCTGGGCCTTAGAAAATTCGAGTAACGGTTTTCTGCGATACCGGGGACTGGCTCGCGATTCAAACCTCAGCGGCAGACTTCAGGCAAATATGCTGATGGTTCGCATGAACGTGAAGGATTTCATCCTCTCGGGCAGCGAAGAGGACAAACAGGAGTACAATGACTATTTCATGAAAATGAAAGAGTTTATGGAGGCTGCGCACAAAGGCATCGATAATCCGGGACGGGCCGGGCTTATTGATGATGCGGACAGCCTTGTCGCTCAATACGGAAAATATTTTGAGGAAATAATTCAGTACAGGGCCGAAAGAGATCACCTCGTCAACAACGTACTGAATGACCTTGGCCCGAAGATGGAAAAAGGTCTGACTAAAATCCTGACAACGGCGAAGCTGGATAACGATATGGAATCTGCCTATCGAAGCGGTCTGGCAATGCGGAACCTTCTTCTGGCCCGACTTTACGTAATGAAATTTCTGGACGACAATTCCCGGCCATGCATCGAACGTGTTCGAAAGGAAATAAAGGAATTCAGCCAGGAGATGTTCACACTCCAAGGGAATCTCCGGAACCCTGAACGTCGTAAAATCCTTGCAGACGTCATGGAAATGCAAACCACTTACAATGAAGCGTTTGAGATGGTGACCAAGATAATCGGCAGACGCAACAAGGTTATAAACGAGAATCTGGATAGCCTCGGCCCGGCCATTGCACAGAATGTGGAAAAGGTGAAACTCTCCATCATAGAGGATCAAAACGCACTCGGTCCAGAGCTTCAATCGACCAATGACAGAACAACGATGTTCCTGATTATCATAGGCCTTCTGGCTACAATCGTTGGTCTGGGCACTGCTTTCCTCATTATCAGGACCACCCAACACCAATTGGGTCAGGACCCGGCAGAGATCGCCGGTATCGCGAAGAGCATCGCTCAAGGGAACCTTGATCTGGACCTTGATGCCCAAGCTGTCGGGGTTTATGGCGACATGCGAGACATGGCTGCCAAGCTCACCGAGGTGGTCACCAGTGTCAGAGTCAGTTCATCCAATGTCGCAAGCGGAAGCAATGAGCTTTCCTCATCAGCACAAATGCTCTCGCAGGGAGCCACCGAACAGGCCGCAGCTGTTGAGGAAGTGTCAGCATCCGTCGAACAGATGGCTGGGAATATCCGCCAGAACACTGAAAACGCCATTACGACGGAAGAAATAGCCAAGACCTCGGCCCGAGATGCCGGAGAAAGCGGAACCGCAGTCACCGAGGCCGTCAGTGCCATGAAGAATATTGCAGAGAAGATTTCTATTATCGAGGAAATAGCCCGACAAACCAATCTGCTGGCGCTCAATGCAGCCATTGAAGCAGCTCGGGCCGGAGAACACGGCAAGGGATTTGCCGTTGTCGCTGCCGAGGTTCGCAAGTTGGCCGAACGGAGTGGGCAGGCCGCTGGTGAGATCAGTCAACTATCCACGACATCGGTGGATATAGCTGAACGTGCCGGAAAAATGTTGGACACCCTGGTCCCCAATATTCGCCGAACCGCCGAGCTGGTCCAACAGATCGCAACAGCGAGTAATGAACAAAATACCGGAGCGGAAGAGATTAATCGAGCCATGTCCCAACTTGATACCGTCATTCAACAAAACGCCTCGGCAGCCGAGGAAATGGCCAGCACAAGCGAGGAGCTTTCCGGCCAGAGTCAACATCTTGAACAGACGATCGCTTTCTTCCAGGTACGCCATGCAAACCGAGGCTCCAGGGGTGTTTCTGTTGTTCCGCCCAACAGCGTCGCTTTGCCTTCCCCACCAACGAAGACTCATACAGCAAAGACGGTGGCTCCCTCAGGCTCCGGGCTTGAGCTGGATATGGATGACGGAGAATTTGAACGTTTCTAA
- a CDS encoding type III pantothenate kinase, which produces MGTTLLFDAGNTNTKICLADEKGLGTSYTLPTRPANTADDWGIKIEAILAREGVTSRDVEACVISSVVPPLDPLISSMARRFFDCDALFAGRTLKIALENCYARPEQVGADILVGCLAARMMHESENIIVIDFGTATTLACVKGSAFKGGLICPGVLSSTAALASGTAKLPKVDLEIHNKTLSWGTTTEECLNQGLVFGFGSMVDGLVEKLSEKMEDPFVVATGGLARNVAQVSRRIDQIRPELVMEGLWLAYSNHE; this is translated from the coding sequence ATGGGAACAACACTGCTCTTTGACGCAGGAAATACCAATACAAAGATTTGCCTGGCTGACGAAAAAGGTCTCGGAACAAGTTATACCCTCCCGACACGACCGGCCAACACGGCTGATGACTGGGGTATCAAGATCGAGGCCATTCTGGCTCGAGAAGGAGTCACCTCAAGAGATGTCGAGGCGTGTGTCATCTCTTCCGTCGTCCCTCCGCTGGACCCGTTGATCTCAAGCATGGCCCGTCGTTTTTTCGATTGTGATGCCCTTTTTGCAGGACGGACTCTCAAGATTGCTTTGGAAAATTGCTATGCTCGCCCCGAGCAGGTCGGCGCGGATATCCTGGTTGGATGCCTCGCCGCACGCATGATGCATGAGTCTGAAAATATAATTGTTATTGATTTTGGAACCGCTACGACTCTGGCCTGTGTCAAAGGGAGCGCCTTCAAGGGCGGATTGATTTGTCCCGGTGTTCTTTCTTCGACAGCAGCCTTGGCGAGCGGCACGGCAAAGTTGCCTAAAGTTGATCTCGAGATACATAATAAGACTCTGTCATGGGGAACGACTACGGAAGAGTGTCTCAATCAGGGGCTTGTCTTCGGTTTCGGGTCCATGGTTGACGGTCTTGTCGAAAAGCTGTCGGAGAAGATGGAAGATCCCTTTGTCGTCGCAACAGGCGGTTTGGCACGTAATGTTGCGCAAGTCAGTCGTCGTATTGATCAGATTCGTCCGGAGTTGGTCATGGAAGGATTGTGGCTGGCGTATTCCAATCATGAATGA